The Petrotoga mexicana DSM 14811 genomic sequence ATACGAGGGGTGATAACATGGCAGAAAAATTTAATTTGCAAGACCGATTCTTGAACATCCTGAGGATTAACAAGATAGAAGTAAAAATTTATTTAGAAGGGGGATTTCAAACAAGCGGAGTGGTGAGATCTTTTGATGATTATACGGTTTTATTGGAAAAAAACGGTGAACAATCCTTGGTTTATAAACATGCCATAAAAATGATGGCACCTTCAAAATATATAAAACTTTTCCAGGAACAGACATCCAAAGATGAGTAAAAAGAGGAAAATTAAAAACTGCCCCATGAAACAAGGGGTAGTTTTCTAGTATTTTTTACACAATAAAGTCAAAAACACTTTGGAGGGAATTAATTTGAAAAAAACTTTTTTGATATCTTTGTACATCTTAATATTTTCTATTTTTGCTATTTCTCAACTATTTCAGCCACCTATAAAAAACTCATACATAACCGCATCTTTTGGCGAATACAGAGATACTGGAGTGGATCCACATTTTCATACAGGGATAGACTTTTCTACTTTTAACAGAAAGGGAGAACCTGTTTACACGGCAGCTGAGGGTTCTCTTTATAAGATTTGGTTAAACGATCCTCTTTACGGCAATGCAATATTTTTATACCATGAAGACTCTGACTTAATTAGTGGCTATGCCCATTTAAGTGTTTTCACTGATAAAATATCTAAATATGCCCAATTAGTTCAAAACGAGTTTGGGAACCAAAGGATAGAAATTATTTTTCCCATAGGCGAAATTCCAATAAACCTCAATGAGGTTATAGCTTATTCAGGGGATACAGGAGAAGCCATAGCTCCTCACCTACATTTTGAGATTTTAAAACAGTCCGGAGATGAGTTGGTCATTTACGATCCCCTTGAGTTTTTAGAGTACCATGAACCAAGGGAGAAGTCTTTGGAATTAATGAGAATTAGATCTAATAACAAATATTTTGAAGTTACAGAAAATGGAGAAACCATTGTAGAATATACAGGTAATTATCCACGAATAGAAATTAGAGTACGTGAAAAGTTAGGAGACAACTCTACTATTCTTCCAAAAAAAATTTCTATGTATATCAACGGTATTTTAACTTATAAATTGGATTTCAGTCAGATCAAAGAGTCGGAAGTATACAAAGCTGATGTTTTATTTGGATATGGTTCAACATCTTCCATATACTGGTTGAAAATGTACTCGGACGACTATTTATCTCCAATAGTTATCAATGACTTTTCTGCACTTTCATATGATACCTCTGCAACTTTAAATGGAGAAATTGTTTTAGAGGACATATGGGGTAATGAAAAAGTTTATAAATTGAAGTTCATAAAACCATAAGAAATGTTAATTTCATTTTTAAAAATTAACAATTAGTGAGTATTATTCACTTGAGAAATTTGATTTTTTTGGTATAATTTTCCACGTGGAATTCTAAAGATAATTCTAATTGGGTGGGGAGCGTTTGCTGGAGTGTGCAAACTAGGTTTTTTTGCTGCTTTATGCAAAAAGCTTTTTCCTAATGCTTTAGAAGTAACATCCTAATTCTCATTTGCGTAGCAAATGATGTTTTCCGCAGATCTATGCAAAAAACTTTGATTTTGAACTTGGGGATCTTAAGGGGTTTACCCTTTAACGTCCGACGCTAACACAAAGTTTTAGAATTTCTAAAGACAATGAAAAACTCAAAGAAATGAAGGAGGCTAAAATGTGAAAAAAATGCTCTTTACCAGTGAAAGTGTAACTGAAGGTCATCCTGATAAAATCTGTGATCAAATTTCTGATACAATACTTGATGCTATACTGGAAAAAGAACCCGAAGAAAATAAGATAAATGCCCGATGCGCTGTAGAAACTTTAGTGACAAGAGGGCTAGTTGTAGTAACTGGTGAGGTTAGAACTACTGCATATATAGATGTTCCGACGCTTGTCAGGAATACTGTTCTAGATATAGGTTATAACAGAGCTAAATTTGGATTTGATGGTGAAACATGCGCTGTAATTACTTCTATTGAAGAACAATCACCTGATATAGCATTGGGGGTTGATAGATCCTTCGAAGTTAAATCAAAAGAAGAAGAAGATCCTTTTGAAAAAATAGGAGCAGGAGATCAAGGCATTATGTTCGGGTACGCTACAAACGAAACGGATGCTTATATGCCTTTACCCATTCTCTTAGCTCACAGACTTGCAAAAAGATTATCCGATGTCCGAAAATCGAATACCGTGGATTTTTTAAGGCCCGACGGTAAAACTCAAGTAACAGTAGAATATGATGAAAATAATCAACCGCTAGGCATAGAGACTATACTCATTTCCACTCAACATTCGCCTGATATAAAAAGGCAAGAGTTAGAAGAAGCAATAAAAGAGCATGTAATAACTCCAGTCATACCGGAAAATCTTTTTACAAAAAATACAAAAATCCTTATCAATCCTACAGGAAGATTTGTAATCGGCGGGCCTCAAGCTGATACAGGACTCACCGGAAGGAAGATAATCGTTGATACATATGGTGGTTGGGCACCACATGGGGGAGGAGCTTTTTCAGGAAAGGATCCTACCAAAGTAGATAGATCCGCTACTTATATGGCAAGGTATGTAGCTAAAAATTTGGTGGCAAGTGGTGCGGCGGATGAGGTTTTAATTCAACTTTCCTACGCAATTGGTGTTGCACAACCTGTTTCAATAAATATTGATACGAAAGGTACTGCAAAAGTTGATGAAGAAAAGATATATAAAGTTGTGAAAGAGATATTTGATTTTAGACCTGCCGCAATAATTAGTAACTTAAATCTATTACAACCTATTTACAAAAAGACTGCTGCTTATGGACATTTTGGAAGAAAAGATGTAGAATTCCCATGGGAAAGATTGGATAAAGTTAAGGAATTGAAAGCGGCATTAGGTTTGTAATTCAACAATAAAAAAATAAAAGTTGAGGAGGTATTTTAAAAATTGCCAAATAAAAAATCAGCAGAAAAAAGGGTTAGGCAATCAGAGCAAAGAAGACAAAAAAATCGTGGATATCAAAAGAGGATTAAGGAAATTTCTAAGGAAATAGACAAGAAAATTCAAGAAAATGCCGAAAGGGAAGAATTGATGCAGTTATTAAGCAAGTCTTTTAAAATTATTGACACTGCAAAATCACATGGTGCTGTACATAAAAATTACGCAGCAAGGAAAAAATCAAAATTACATTTAAAGGTTAAAAAACATTTGGGTGAAATGGCGCCAGAAAGTTCCCCTGTAAATGAGTAATTGAGGATGTTTGCAATCACTACAATTATAGCTCCCATTTTGGGGAGGTAATAAAGTTTTGAGTTCTTATTCTTATTTACAAATGTATCAAATAAATCCAAAAGACATAAAAAGATATCCTCTAGAATGGAATAAAATTTTTGGAAATAGCAATAAGTTAATAGTTGAAATTGGATTTGGTGGTGGAGAGTTTTTAGTAAGTTTAGCCAAAGAGAATAATAACTATAATTACATTGGCATAGAAACATCTCTAACTTCTTGTCACAAAATTAAAAAGAAGCTTTTTCAAAATAATTTAAATAACATACAAATAATTCTTGAAGATGCAAAATTCGCTATTAGGGAGCTTTTTTCTGACAACTCGATTAATAAAGTAATAGTTAACTTCCCATGCCCATGGCCAAAAAGTAAGCACGCAAAAAACCGTCTTTTTGACGAAAAATTTATAGACACCTTATCGTCGGTATTAGAAGAAGTAGATGGAAAAGTAATTTTAACAACCGACGTTTTTTGGTATGCTTCTGATGTTAAAGAAAAATTTTTAAACAACGGATGTTTTGAAGTAAAAAATATTTCCGAAGTTAATCAGTTACCATTCAAAACAAGATACGAAAAAAAATGGGAAAATGAAGGAAGAAAAAAGTATTTATTAATTGCACAAAAAAGATGCAAAAAAACAATAAAAAGATTGTTAGAAGGGGATTTCGATTTGCCTCATCAGAAAATCAAGAAAGTAGATTTCGATAAATTACAATCTTTAGTTGGATTTAAAAAATCTTGTAAAAATAAAACTATAGTTATAAAGGACATATATACTAAATTAGATGGTTCAGAATATTTAGTGAAGGTTTTTTCTGAAGACGAAGGGTATATTCAAAGTTATTTTGTTAATGTCAGCAAAATGAAAGAAGGTTGGCTAATAAAATTAGATGATATAGCAAAAGCTTATAGAACCCCTGCTGTTAAGGAAGCGGTGAATATAATTGCCAAGGAGATAGAGAATTAATGTCTCATATAACTGTTTTGGGCGCAGGTAGTTGGGGAACCGCTATGGCAAAGCATTTAGTAGATAATCATCAAAAAGTAACAATTTGGGATAGAGACAAAAAACTCCTACAAGAAATAAAAAAAGGACGTAATCCTCGCTATCTATCTACTGTAAAAATTCCTTCAAAAGAAATAAATGTTGAAGGGGATATAAATGAAAGTCTAAAAAACGCCCAAATTGTAATTATAGCCATCCCTGTTCAACATATATCAGAGGTATTAAGCCAAATTCAGAAAAACTCTTTTATAAATAAAGATATCGTTTTTGTCAATCTATCAAAAGGTATGGAAATTAACAACCGAAAAATACCGAGTAAAATTTTTGAGGAATACCTATCAGGATTTAATTATTGTACCCTAAGTGGTCCCAGCCATGCAGAAGAAGTAGCAAAAGATGTTCCTACATCGGTTGTAGTTGCAGGTAGAGACAGTCAGGTCAACAAATATATACAAGAAATTTTTAGCAATGAAACTTTTAGGGTATATACTAACAATGACTTAATAGGAGTAGAAATTAGCGGTGCTATAAAAAACATATATGCAATAGGTGCGGGTATAATAGATGGATTTGGAAAATGGGATAACACAAAAGCGGCTTTAATTACCCGTTCTTTGGTTGAGATTATTAGGTATGGAACATATTATGGAGGAAACAAAGAAACGTTCATGGGATTAGCGGGGATTGGAGATCTTGTTGTAACATGTACTAGCTCACATAGCAGAAATCGGT encodes the following:
- the hfq gene encoding RNA chaperone Hfq → MAEKFNLQDRFLNILRINKIEVKIYLEGGFQTSGVVRSFDDYTVLLEKNGEQSLVYKHAIKMMAPSKYIKLFQEQTSKDE
- a CDS encoding M23 family metallopeptidase, with translation MKKTFLISLYILIFSIFAISQLFQPPIKNSYITASFGEYRDTGVDPHFHTGIDFSTFNRKGEPVYTAAEGSLYKIWLNDPLYGNAIFLYHEDSDLISGYAHLSVFTDKISKYAQLVQNEFGNQRIEIIFPIGEIPINLNEVIAYSGDTGEAIAPHLHFEILKQSGDELVIYDPLEFLEYHEPREKSLELMRIRSNNKYFEVTENGETIVEYTGNYPRIEIRVREKLGDNSTILPKKISMYINGILTYKLDFSQIKESEVYKADVLFGYGSTSSIYWLKMYSDDYLSPIVINDFSALSYDTSATLNGEIVLEDIWGNEKVYKLKFIKP
- the metK gene encoding methionine adenosyltransferase, whose translation is MLFTSESVTEGHPDKICDQISDTILDAILEKEPEENKINARCAVETLVTRGLVVVTGEVRTTAYIDVPTLVRNTVLDIGYNRAKFGFDGETCAVITSIEEQSPDIALGVDRSFEVKSKEEEDPFEKIGAGDQGIMFGYATNETDAYMPLPILLAHRLAKRLSDVRKSNTVDFLRPDGKTQVTVEYDENNQPLGIETILISTQHSPDIKRQELEEAIKEHVITPVIPENLFTKNTKILINPTGRFVIGGPQADTGLTGRKIIVDTYGGWAPHGGGAFSGKDPTKVDRSATYMARYVAKNLVASGAADEVLIQLSYAIGVAQPVSINIDTKGTAKVDEEKIYKVVKEIFDFRPAAIISNLNLLQPIYKKTAAYGHFGRKDVEFPWERLDKVKELKAALGL
- the rpsT gene encoding 30S ribosomal protein S20; the protein is MPNKKSAEKRVRQSEQRRQKNRGYQKRIKEISKEIDKKIQENAEREELMQLLSKSFKIIDTAKSHGAVHKNYAARKKSKLHLKVKKHLGEMAPESSPVNE
- the trmB gene encoding tRNA (guanosine(46)-N7)-methyltransferase TrmB, with protein sequence MSSYSYLQMYQINPKDIKRYPLEWNKIFGNSNKLIVEIGFGGGEFLVSLAKENNNYNYIGIETSLTSCHKIKKKLFQNNLNNIQIILEDAKFAIRELFSDNSINKVIVNFPCPWPKSKHAKNRLFDEKFIDTLSSVLEEVDGKVILTTDVFWYASDVKEKFLNNGCFEVKNISEVNQLPFKTRYEKKWENEGRKKYLLIAQKRCKKTIKRLLEGDFDLPHQKIKKVDFDKLQSLVGFKKSCKNKTIVIKDIYTKLDGSEYLVKVFSEDEGYIQSYFVNVSKMKEGWLIKLDDIAKAYRTPAVKEAVNIIAKEIEN
- a CDS encoding NAD(P)H-dependent glycerol-3-phosphate dehydrogenase yields the protein MSHITVLGAGSWGTAMAKHLVDNHQKVTIWDRDKKLLQEIKKGRNPRYLSTVKIPSKEINVEGDINESLKNAQIVIIAIPVQHISEVLSQIQKNSFINKDIVFVNLSKGMEINNRKIPSKIFEEYLSGFNYCTLSGPSHAEEVAKDVPTSVVVAGRDSQVNKYIQEIFSNETFRVYTNNDLIGVEISGAIKNIYAIGAGIIDGFGKWDNTKAALITRSLVEIIRYGTYYGGNKETFMGLAGIGDLVVTCTSSHSRNRYVGEMLSKDMPLKTILEQMVMVAEGVYTAKAVYNDAKEKEIEMPIATKIYQVLYEGVDSKTAIYELMTRDLKSEFFN